From the Bradyrhizobium ontarionense genome, the window ACGCATCGTAGGTGACATCGTCGGCGCCGAGAATGGCGAGATCGATCGAGACGAGCAGCGCGCCGAGCCGGTCGCCAGGCGCGACGTCATGCGTCCGGGTCAGCCGGATCAGGCGTCCGACCTCGCCACGCAGCTCGGGCGCGACATCGCGCTCGGCGAGGACAGCGCTCTGCTCCTCGTTGTCGGACTGTGTGGGATCATAGACGACATCGTGCCACCAGATTGCCAGCGTCAGGATCTCGCGGTCGCGGGCGCCGAGGCCCGCGACGCGATCGAGCCAAGCCAGGCAGTCCTCGATGTGGCGCAGATCGTGGTAGTGCCGCCCCGTCGCAGAGTAGGCCGCGACCAGATCGTCATGGGTCATGAACGCGCTCCGTTCGACAGCGGCGTTCTCCGCGGTGCCTCAGCCCGCTGAGGTCAGCACCGTCTCGGTATGCTCGACGTCCGGGGCGCTTGCGAAATACTGCCCGACGAGACCGCGCCACTCGGTGAAATTCTCCGAGCCGCGGAAATCCACCGTGTGGTTCTCCAGCGTCTCCCACTTCACCATCAGCCGGTAGCGCTGCGGCTTCTCGATCGACTTGTGCAGCTCGAAGCCGTGAAACCCCTTCGAGCGGCCGAACGCGGCACGCGCCTTGGCGACCGCGGCCTCGAAATCCTTCTCCGTGCCCGGCTTGACGTCGATCTGGGCGATTTCCGTGATCATGGGCCGTCGGCCTCCCCTGTGGTCTGTTGGAGCCCGTGTCTAGCCCAGACGGACGTCGAGAGAAAGTCGCGCCTCGGATGCGAACGGATCAGCCGGAGATCGCGGCCTCCGGCTGCGGAACAACGACTGCTGCGGCCGCGCGCTGGCGGCGAAACCGGTCCAGCGACAGCGGCAGCTCGGCCGATGCCTCGACGCGGTTGCGCCCCGAACGCTTGGCCTTGTAGAGCGCGGTGTCGGCGGCCGCGAGCATCACGTCGAGATCGGTGCCGGCCGGCCCGCCGGCGACACCGATGCTGACGGTGGTGTCGACGGGTTTGTCGTCGCATACCACGCCGGACGCGGCGAAGGCGCCGCGGACGCGCTCGGCCGCGACCATCGCCTCCTCGAGAGAACAGGGCAAAAGTGCTGCGAACTCCTCGCCGCCGATCCGCCCCGAGAGATCGGTCAGGCGCAGATGGTTGACCACGACACTTGCGAACAGCTTCAGGACCTCGTCACCCTCCGCATGGCCGAAGCGGTCGTTGATCGACTTGAAATGATCGATGTCGAAGATCATGGCGCTGACCGGCCGCTGCGCCCGCGCCTCGCGCTCGATCAGCTGCCCACAGGCCTCGGCAAAGCCGCGGCGATTGAGCAGCCCGGTCAGCGGATCGGTTGTCGCCGCGCGCTTGTGGGCGCTGACGATGCGCTCGGATGCCAGCATGAAGATCACGAACACGGTGCCGACGGCGTAGAGCACGAGCTCGATCGAGAAGATCGTGACCCAGGCTTTGGCGAATGCCCCGTTGGAATCGCGCAACACGTTGCCGAGCAGGATCGGCAACATCAGGACGAAGCCGTGCATCGCCGGGACGATCAGCGCCAGCCAGCGCTTCTGCAGGGTCCGGCGCCGCTCCTGCCAGAGTTCGGCCGCCGTGAGCGTCGCATAGACCACGACGAGGCCGGCTCCGACCGTCAGCCGCAGCGCCTGGGCTGCCGGATCGAACAGCATGCCGCTCACGATCCAGACGATCGGACCGAGCACGAGGCCCGGCACGCTGGGCGGCTTGCCGTGGAAGACGCGCGCGGCGCTCCACACCATGGCGGTCGCGATCAGGCCGATGGCGCTGAGGAACAGCGAGACCAGCTCGCCATAGAGCTCGCCGACCAGGGTCCACAGCGCGATCGCGACCGCGCCGAGGATGTAGGCCGCTCCCCACCAGCGCAGCGCCGGCGTATTTTCCTGCCTGCCGAAGTAGAGCAACATGGCGCCAAGCAGCGCCGCGACCATCGTGGCCACGATGTCGAGCGTCATGCTGTCGAGCACCATTCGTCACCTCTTCTGCTGCGGCGGCGCGGGAACTTAGGTTAGCGCTGCCTTATCGAGGTCAACCTAGCTGGCGGTCTGTTGGAAAGTGGTTTGCCTGGGATGCCAAGTTTTCTCGAAAAGCTCGGCGCAACTCGTCGGCAAATTGCTGCGCAAAATGCTGCAAACAGGATTCAAAAAGATCGGCAGGCGCCGAGCAATACTCGCGCTGATTGCATGAGATGCCACCGCTCTTTGATAGTTGCGGATCGAAGCGTTCGGAATCAATGGTTTCCGCTTCCGCTGCGAACACTTATCGAAACGATAAGAAACCTTCTCAAATTTGAGATCATCTCTCCCTAACACGTCCCCACCGCGGCCATCGGCCGCTCGAGGTGGGAACGAGATGTCTTTCGACGACGATTCTTCGAACAACAAGCCGGCTTCAGGCCATCATCCGTCGCGCGGTCCGGAGCCGATGCAGGGCGTGGATCGCCGCACGCTGCTGCGCAACGCGATGGGGGTGTCCGCGCTAGGCCTCGGCGCCAGCCTGCTGCCCGGCCAGGCGGCGCACGCGCACTGGCGCATGCATCATCACCATCACCACGTCACGACCAGCTTCGCGCTCGCCGTCCTGCCGGACACGCAGTTCTATTCGCGTTATGCGACGTCGGAGGAAGGTCAAGCCTATCAGCGCCAATATGGCAGCACGCCCTACCCGGCGCAGACACAGTTCATCGTCGACAACGCCGCGAAATACCACATCCCGTTCACCATCCATCTCGGCGACGTGGTGGACCAGTCCAAGCATCCGCAGCAATGGGCCGTCGCCGATGCCGCGATGAAGCTGCTGGAGAACGCCGGCAGGCCGTATTCGGTGCTGGCCGGCAATCACGACGTGCTGTCGGCGCTGGAGTTCGAAAGCGCGGCGAGCCAGAGCGCGGGCACCGATGCCCAGCGCGGCACGTCCGAGCCTTATCTCACGTGGTTTCCGGCGAGCCGTGCCGCCAAGCAGCGGACCTTCCTGGAGCGTCATCCGAGCGGCTGGCACGAGGCGCATGTGTTCCAGGCCTGCGGCGTCAGCTTCATGGTGCTATCGCTGTCGTGGCGCGCCTCCGACGACGCCATCGCCTGGGCGCACAGCATGATCGCGCGCCACCCGATGCTGCCGGTGATCCTGGCCAATCATCAGCTTCTGAACATCGCCAATGACGGCGTCAGCCCGCTCGAGGTCGCCTACGGCCAGTATCTCTGGGACAAGCTGATCCGCAGCAACGACCAGATCTTCATGACCCTGAACGGCCACTACCACGGTGGCGCGCTGCTGACGAAGATCAACGACTTCCACAACCCGGTCTTCGAGATGGTCGTCGACTACCAGATGGCCTATCAGGGCGGCAACGGCCTGATGCGGCTCTATGAGTTCGACTTCACCCGCAACAAGATCGACGTCGCCTCGTTCTCGCCCTGGGTGGTGGAGAAGCCGAAGGACAGCCTGAAGCAGTTCGACCGCGCCTGGCTGACCGAGGACAACCACGAATTCACCATCGATATCGACTTCCAGCGCCGGTTCTCGCGCTTCACCCACTTCTGCCACCTCCCGGCTTTCGCCGGCACGCCGATCCTGCCGCGGGTGAAGCAGGATCTCTACGCCAACTACACTGAAGCGCCCGAGCCGGTGGTGGTGCCGCCCGCGAACGCGCAGGACTATCCGCTGGTGGCCGAGACCGTCGCACATTGGCGGATCGACACCAACGCGATCGGCAAGGCCGTTGCCGCCGGCACGGCGCTGTCGGATCTCACCACGGCGAACCCGATGCAGCGCGCCTCGCTCGCCGGCGCAGCTCAGGTCGCCGACGTCGTCTTCACCGCCGACAAGCATCGCCTGTCCTCGGCACCGGGCAGCGTGCAGTTCCTCAACACGACCAAGCAGGGCGCCGGCCGTTTCAGCTGGTTCACCACTGCGGCCAACGCGCCGATCAACGCGGCGACCTTCGCGGCGGGTTATACGGTCGAAGCCTTCATCAAGATCGATCCGAACTGGAAGGCGGCCGATCACGCCTGGTGCAACATCCTCACCCGCTTCGGCAACCGCGGCTGGCTGCCCGGCTATGCCGGCGGCGATCCGGAATCGCCGCCGATCCTGTTCGCGATCTCGAACCTGCGCGAGGTGCAGTGGGAGATCGTGCCGGCGAGTTCGACCGCGCAGCCGCAGACCGACTGGTCCGGCGAGATCATGCTCGACACCTGGTATCACCTCGCCATCGTCAATGATCCCAGCGACAATTCGACCGTGCTCTACATCGAAGGCGCGCCGGTGGTGCGCAGCGTGATCGGCGGCAATGGCATCGCATCGACGGCGGCGAGCCAGCCTTGGGCGCTCGGCTGCGGCTGGTGGGATCGTTCGCCGTCGGACGGCTTCATCGGCAGCGTCGGCGAGGTCCGCGTCGTGTCGAAGCCGCTTTCGCCGGACAAATGGCTGACGGCCCGCCGCGCCAGCGCCTGATCCACAAAACGCCCCCAAACAAAACGGGCGCCCGTGAGGGCGCCCGTTCGTATTGAAGACCAATGAGTACGGCCGCAGCCGAACCCAGGAGATCAGCGCTTCGAGAACTGGAAGGAGCGGCGGGCCTTGGCCTTGCCGTACTTCTTACGCTCGACGACGCGCGAGTCGCGGGTCAGGAAGCCGCCCTTCTTGAGGACGCCGCGCAGCTCCGGCTCGAAATTCGTCAGCGCCTTGGAGATGCCGTGGCGCACCGCGCCGGCCTGGCCGGACAGGCCGCCGCCGGCGACCGTGCAGATCACGTCGTACTGGCCGTTGCGGGCAGCGGCGACGATCGGCTGCTGGATCATCATGCGCAGCACCGGACGGGCGAAGTAGACCTCGATGTCGCGGGTGTTGACGGTGACCTTGCCGGAGCCCGGCTTGATCCAGACGCGGGCGACCGCGTCCTTGCGCTTGCCGGTGGCATAGGCGCGACCGAACTTGTCGACCTTCTTCTCATACTTCGGAGCGTCCGGAGCGGTGACGGCGCCCTTGAGCTGCGACAGCTGGTCGAGAGACTGGATGCTTTCGGCCATCTTATGCAGCCCTCGTGTTCTTGCGGTTCAACTTGGCAATGTCGAGCTTCTCGGGGCTCTGCGCCTCGTGCGGATGATCGGGGCCGCCATAGACACGCAGATTGCCCATCTGCACCCGGCCGAGCGGCCCGCGCGGGATCATGCGCTCGACAGCCTTCTCGAGCACGCGCTCGGGGAAACGGCCTTCGAGGATCTGGCGCGCGGTGTGGCTCTTCACATGACCGACATAGCCGGTGTGCTTGTGATAGACCTTCTGCTCGCGCTTGCGGCCGGTCAGCACGGCATGTGCCGCGTTGACGATGATGACGTTGTCGCCGCAGTCGACGTGGGGCGTGAAGATCGGGAGGTGCTTGCCGCGCAGGCGCATGGCGACCAGCGAGGCGAGACGGCCGACCACCAGACCCTTGGCGTCGATCACGACCCACTTCTTCTGGACCTCGGCGGGCTTTGCCGAAAAGGTTTTCATGAGAGATATCCGTGAAAGGGAGATTGCAGCGCGCAAGACGCACCGAACTGGACGCAGCTTCTAGAGAAGCCGCCCGCGTTCGTCAACGCCATCAATGCAAAATTATATAAATTAAAACATAGGCTTATAAATATGGTGCTATATTACCCTCAAAATCCTCACGTGTTCGGAATGGAATAGGTCGCCGTCACATGGGCGATCGGATCGGGCGATTCCCCTGACAGCAGCGTGACTTCCCCGACCGCCAGCCGCTTGCCGAGCTTGAGCAGCCGCGCCTCGGCGAGCACGTCGGCACCGGCAGCACCCTTGCGCAGGAAGTTGATGTTGAGATTGGTGGTCACGGCGAGCCCGACCGGGCCGATCGCCGACAGCAGCACCACGTACATCGCGAAATCCGCCAGCGCCATCAGCGTCGGCCCGGACACCGTACCGCCCGGACGCAGCATGCGCTCGTCGAAGCGCTGGCGCATCCGGCAGCTCTTGCCGTCGGCGCTCTCGATCGAGATGTCACCGTCGGTGCGGAACGCCTGCGGAAATTCCGCGTGCAGGAACGCTTCGAGTTCCGCGATGGTCATCTTCGCCGTCATGTCTCCCCCTGCTCTCGGCTATCAGCATCTGTTACATTAGCCGCAACGACGCGCCCATACGGAAATCGCAATGCCTGCTTCTGCCCTCGCCAATGCTGCCGACGCGCCGATCCTGCTGCGCGAGATGGCGGGCCCCGTCGCCGTGCTGACGCTCAATCGCCCGGCGCAGCGCAACAGCCTGTCGGAGGCACTGATCGCCGAGCTGCACCAGGCGCTGGCCGAGATCGGCGCCGACGCATCGGTGCGCGCCGTCGTCATCGCCGCCAGTGGGCCGGCCTTCTGTGCCGGCCATGATCTGAAGGAACTCACCGCACGTCGCAGCGATGCCGATCGCGGCCGCGCCTTCTTCGCCAAACTGATGAACGCCTGCAGCGCGATGATGCAGGCCATCGTGCATCTGCCGAAGCCGGTCGTCGCCTCCGTGCAGGGCGTCGCCACCGCGGCCGGCTGCCAGCTGGTCGCGAGCTGCGATCTCGCCGTTGCCTCCGAGGCGGCAGCCTTCGCCACGCCCGGCGTCGACATCGGCCTGTTCTGCTCGACGCCGATGGTGGCGCTGTCGCGCAACGTGCCCCGCAAGCAGGCGATGGAGATGCTGCTGACCGGCGAACCGGTTCCGGCCGCGCGCGCCCGTGACATGGGGCTGGTCAATCAGGTCGTGGCCCATGGAACCGAACATGACGCGGCGATTGCGCTGGCACAACGAGTCGCGCGCAAATCCGCCCATACGATCAAGCTCGGCAAGGAGGCGTTCTACCGCCAAGCCGAGATGAGCCTTGCCGACGCCTATCGTTATGCGGCAGAGGTGATGACCGAGAACATGATGGCCCGCGACGCGGAAGAAGGCATCAAGGCCTTCATCGAGAAGCGCGCACCGAATTGGCGGGATGAGTGACGCCCGTCCCGCTCCCGTCATTGCGAGCGAAGCGAAGCAATCCAGAGCAACCCAAGAAACTCTGGATTGCTTCGGAGCTATCGCTCCTCGCAATGACTAAAATTGGCTCCGTCATTCCGGGGCGCCCGCAGGGCGAGCCCGGAATCCATACTCCCGATCGTGGTTATGGATTCCGGGCTCGTGCTGCGCACGCCCCGGAATGACAACAACTAATAGAAACGTCCGCCAATGAATCACGACAGCTATCCCGACGACTACATCCGCGGCATCCTCAACGGCGTGAAGGTGATCGCGATGGTCGGCGCCTCGCCCTCGGAAGTGCGGCCGAGCTTCTTCGCCTTCAAATATCTGGTGCAGCGCGGCTACGACATGATCCCGGTCAACCCCGGCCATGTCGGCAAGAGCCTGATGGGCCGGCCCTTCGTGGCCTCGCTCGCCGACATCTGCCGCCCGATCGACATGGTCGACATTTTCCGGAGTTCGCAGCACATCATGCCCGTCGTCGACGAGGCCCTGGGGCTGTCGCCGCTGCCGAAGGTGATCTGGATGCAGCTCGGCGCGCGCGACGATGCTGCGGCTGAAAAGGCCGAGGCCGCCGGGCTGAAGGTGGTCATGAACCGCTGCCCCAAGATCGAATATGGCCGGCTGTCGTCGGAGATCTCCTGGATGGGCGTCAATTCGCGCACCATCAGCGCCAAGCGCGCGCCGATCCCGACCCAGGGCATGCGATTGTCTCTCAACCGCACCACCGTTGGTGGCGGCGCCACGGCGGCCGCCGACCGCGCCGCGAAGGACAGAAGCGACCCGTCCTGACGCATCTGCGAAAGGATCGTGTCGCCACAGTGGCCCGACACAGCAACGCATTTCAAATCCGAGCGATTGTCGCCGGGTGCCTTGACGGCATCATGGCCGGTGGCAAATGTCCTCCGCCGGGATGACGCGGAGGCGCACAACGGCGCGCTATCGACACCGTCTCCCATCATCGATCCCTGCGTCAGCCGGCGCCGCTGCGCAACCGATCAAGACAAGAGGAAACATCATGACCGATCGTGCCCCGGGTTTCGCCACCCTCGCCATTCACGCCGGCGCGCAGCCCGACCCGACCACCGGCGCGCGCGCGACGCCGATCTATCAGACGACATCGTTCGTCTTCAACGATGCCGACCACGCCGCCTCGTTGTTCGGGCTGCAGGCGTTCGGCAACATCTACACCCGCATCGGCAATCCGACCAATGCGGTGCTGGAGGAACGCGTCGCAGCCCTCGAGGGCGGCACCGCCGCACTCGCGGTCGCCTCGGGCCATGCCGCGCAGGTGGTGGCGCTGCAGCAGCTGCTGTCGCCCGGCGACGAGTTCATCGCCGCGCGAAAACTCTACGGCGGCTCGATCAACCAGTTCACGCACGCCTTCAAGAGCTTCGGCTGGAACGTGGTGTGGGCCGACACCGATGACGTCTCCACCTTCGAAGCCGCGGTGACGCCGCGCACCAAGGCGATCTTCATCGAATCGCTCGCCAATCCCAGTGGCTCCGTCACCGACATCGAGGCGATCGCGCAGGTGGCGCGTAAGGCCGGTGTGCCCCTGATCGTCGACAACACGCTGGCGACGCCCTATCTGATCCGCCCGATCGATCACGGCGCCGACATCGTGCTGCACTCGCTGACCAAGTTCTTGGGCGGCCACGGCAACTCGATCGGCGGCATCATTGTCGATGCCGGCACCTTCGACTGGGCCGGCAGCGGCGACAAATATCCGATGCTGACGGCGCCGCGCCCGGAATATCACGGCATCAAGCTCCAGGAGACGTTCGGCAACTTCGCCTTCGCGATCGCCTGCCGCGTGCTGGGCTTGCGCGATCTCGGACCTGCGCTGTCGCCGTTCAATGCGTTCCTGATCCTGACGGGCATCGAGACCTTGCCGCTGCGCGTGCAGAAGCACAGCGACAATGCCAAGGCCGTCGCCGACTATCTCAGCCGCCATCCCGCGGTCGCCGCGGTGAGCTATGCCGGCCTGCCGGAGGACAAGTACTACACGCTCGCCCGCAAATACTGCCCGAAGGGCGCCGGCGCCGTGTTCACCTTCTCGCTGAAGGGCGGCTACGACGCCGGCGTCAAGCTGGTGTCGAACCTGAAGCTGTTCTCGCATCTGGCCAATGTCGGCGACACCCGCTCGCTGGTGATCCACCCGGCCTCGACCACGCACAGCCAGCTCGACGATGCCGCGAAGATCAAGGCCGGCGCCGGTCCCGACATCGTCCGCATCTCGGTCGGCATCGAGGACAAGGAAGACCTGATCGCCGACCTCGAGCAGGCGCTGGGCGCGTAAGGCGAGATCAGCCCCGCTGATCGTGCAGCGAGTCGGGTCCGCAACTATGCGAGCTCGTCTCTATCAACGTCATGGCCGGGCTTGACCCGGCCACCCACGTCTTTGCCTTGGAAGGACGACGTGGATGCGCGGGCCTTCCGCGCCGAAGGGGCTTCTGCCCCGCAGGCGGGACAAGCCCGCGCATGACGAAGTCACTGAGACCCGAAGACGACAATCAACGCCTCAAGAAAACAAAGAGAGCGCGGGCGGCCCCCCAGCCTTCCGCGCTCTCTTTCGTCCCACGGCCGGGCCGTTTCCGGCTTCTCGGACCGCGCCCTCGTTGACTCCTGATCTATCTCAGCAGCACCAGCAGGCTCTCATAGGCGTGGCTGGCGAGCGGAAGCTCGGACTTCGCAATCAGCCGGCGCGCCGATAGCGCCTGGCGACGGGCGGCATCCTCATCGATGGTGGCAAGTGCAGAGGTCGTTGAGCCGATTCGTGACAGCAGCGTTTGGCGGGCGCGCGCCGAAAACACGATGACCGACATGCTCGAACCCTTCTGGTCTGAGACTCTGATGAAATGCAGCAGAGATTTTCCTGTCGGACGCAGCTTTGCGGCTCGCATCCGGCCAGCCTTCAAAATCGCCGGCGGCCGCAAGCTTGCGCCAGCAGAACTTAACGAAAGCTGAAAAAACCCGTCCTTCTACGGGTGATTGCAGTCGACTTTAGGCGAATGGAAGCTTTCGTTAACCATACTGCGGCCATCCTGCCGCCCATGGAATCGCGCGGCGGCCGGATGCCGTCGTCAGTGCCGTCGTCGAACGGCCGCACGCGAGCCGCCCAACCGAAGACAAGGAGAGCAGGATGCGAACGATCGTGATCATGATGCTGCTGGCGGCCATCGCGGCGAACAGCGTCGTGCTCGCAGCCGACCTGCCGGGAGTTCACGACAAGGTCGTGCACTACAAGGCGCGCCGCGCGGTGAAAGCGCCGCCGCCGGCGGCTGTCGTCGTCAAGGACGACGACTCGCTGATCTCGCCGATGCTGCCGTCGACACCGCTGCTGCTCGGCCGCCAGGAGCTGCCGGGCTATTACGGCCGCGCCTTCTCCTACGACTATCAGGGCGCTTATTACGGCGGCGAAGGCTACACCAACTACATGTTCCGCCTGCCCTACGCCTGCGGCGTGACGGGGTATTGCTGAGCGGGGCACACGAGCCCGCTGATCGCGAAGCATCATACGCAGCAAAGCTTGCCGCCCGCTGGCCCCGTACCGCCACAACGGACAACGCCGCCCTTGCAGGCTGTCCCATCGGGTGGTACATTAGCCCAGTTGGGGCGCACCATGATTGTCAGCTTCCGTGATGATTGGCTGCGTCATTTCTTCGTCGACGACGTCAGATCGAAAAAGATTCCAGCCGACCTTGAGGACCGCCTGTTCCGCAGGCTCCAGATGATCGACGACGCGACGATGGATCGAGACCTAAGATCGCCGCCCAGCAATCATTTCGAGAAGCTGCGTGGCCATCTCGACGGCTTTCATTCGATCCGCGTCAACAAGCGCTGGCGGTTGGTGTTCCGTTGGCACAGTGGCCGCGGGGAAGCGAGTGAACTCTATCTTGACGACCACAGCTACGAGTGAGGCTTCGCATGCTGATGACCAAACGCAAGCCAGTGACAGTGGCTGAAATCCTGGTCGAAGAATTCATGGCGCCGATGGGCCTGACGCAAACCGCGTTGGCCGCGGCGATGGGGGTACAGCGCAAGCACGTCAACGAGCTCTGCAACGGCCGCCGCAACGTCACGGCGGCAACTGCGCTGATCCTCGCGCGCGTTTTTGGCAATGGTCCCGAGTTCTGGCTCAACGTGCAGCGGCGCAGCGACCTCTGGGAAGCGATGCATTCGCCCCGCGAGCGTAAGCGGATCGAGCGAGCCAAGCCGCTGAATTCCGCCGCGTGAGCAGAGCCGGATATGTGCCGGGGTGCAGCCAGCGACATCCGAAAGTAGGCTGCACTGCCCTTGATGGCTAACGTTAGTCCCGCATCGAGATACCGAGCTATCGGTAGTTCTCTTGATGATGGCAACTCCAATCCTGCCTTGCGCCGCCCTATTTCGCAGCCTCGATCCGCGCGATATCCTCCTTGAGAAGCGTGTTGACCAGTTCGTTGAGCGACACGCCGCGCGCGCTGGCAAGCCCCGCCAGGTGATCCAGCACGTCTGGCTCCAGGTGCACCGGCGGCACGATGCGCGCGCCCTTGCGGAAGAACTTGCCGCGCTCAGCGTTCGAGAAGTCGTATTCGTTCTTCATCGTGTCATCCATTCTCATAGGAGCGGATTTCGCGCCGGGTCGGCCGACGAACAGAAATGATACGGATCGCTACGCGATCTGCCGTCAGCTCCATATAGGTATGAACGGCCAACAACAGCTCATGAGCAGCATTACGTCCCATGGCAACCCATCGTTCCTCGCCAGCGCCAGAGTCGTCGTCCAGCAGCGAAAGCGCCAGAGGGTCGCTGAAGATGCTCATCGCCCGCTCAAACGCAACGCCCTGCTTGCGCAAATTGCTCTCTGCCTTGGCCGGGTCCCAATCGAACTCGAATTGCACGGTCCGCCCCCACCCGGCGATGTGCGCGACATCGCCACGCTTGCCAAACGGCGCAAATCAATTTATGTTCCCTTTTTGTTCCTGTCCAGCCGAGGGGCGCTTCCGGGTCGTCCAGTTGCGTGGGATGGGAATGCGGTGGACGTGGCGGGCCGTGCGTGGACGAAAGTTCGCGCGGACGAGCGGCGTGTCGCGGACGGCGAAATCGCGTGGTCCTGGCGCCCCGATGCTGGCGCTAAGTCTCGTGTCGGTGCTCACGCATCGCGCGAGGTGACGGGGGCAAGAGAGCCCGGTCCCCGGGGAGATCGCGTATAAGCGTTAAAACCATCGCGCGGGGAAGGCCGGGTGTTTTCGGCCGTACCTGTGGTGACCGCCGCGTGCTTTTCTTGTTGCACGCGGGCCATG encodes:
- a CDS encoding HD domain-containing protein, whose translation is MTHDDLVAAYSATGRHYHDLRHIEDCLAWLDRVAGLGARDREILTLAIWWHDVVYDPTQSDNEEQSAVLAERDVAPELRGEVGRLIRLTRTHDVAPGDRLGALLVSIDLAILGADDVTYDAYANAIRREYAHVPDDAYRAGRAAVLERFANRRVIYPDADFAAALDQTARANLARELRALRSVRG
- a CDS encoding antibiotic biosynthesis monooxygenase family protein is translated as MITEIAQIDVKPGTEKDFEAAVAKARAAFGRSKGFHGFELHKSIEKPQRYRLMVKWETLENHTVDFRGSENFTEWRGLVGQYFASAPDVEHTETVLTSAG
- a CDS encoding GGDEF domain-containing protein yields the protein MVLDSMTLDIVATMVAALLGAMLLYFGRQENTPALRWWGAAYILGAVAIALWTLVGELYGELVSLFLSAIGLIATAMVWSAARVFHGKPPSVPGLVLGPIVWIVSGMLFDPAAQALRLTVGAGLVVVYATLTAAELWQERRRTLQKRWLALIVPAMHGFVLMLPILLGNVLRDSNGAFAKAWVTIFSIELVLYAVGTVFVIFMLASERIVSAHKRAATTDPLTGLLNRRGFAEACGQLIEREARAQRPVSAMIFDIDHFKSINDRFGHAEGDEVLKLFASVVVNHLRLTDLSGRIGGEEFAALLPCSLEEAMVAAERVRGAFAASGVVCDDKPVDTTVSIGVAGGPAGTDLDVMLAAADTALYKAKRSGRNRVEASAELPLSLDRFRRQRAAAAVVVPQPEAAISG
- a CDS encoding LamG-like jellyroll fold domain-containing protein, yielding MSFDDDSSNNKPASGHHPSRGPEPMQGVDRRTLLRNAMGVSALGLGASLLPGQAAHAHWRMHHHHHHVTTSFALAVLPDTQFYSRYATSEEGQAYQRQYGSTPYPAQTQFIVDNAAKYHIPFTIHLGDVVDQSKHPQQWAVADAAMKLLENAGRPYSVLAGNHDVLSALEFESAASQSAGTDAQRGTSEPYLTWFPASRAAKQRTFLERHPSGWHEAHVFQACGVSFMVLSLSWRASDDAIAWAHSMIARHPMLPVILANHQLLNIANDGVSPLEVAYGQYLWDKLIRSNDQIFMTLNGHYHGGALLTKINDFHNPVFEMVVDYQMAYQGGNGLMRLYEFDFTRNKIDVASFSPWVVEKPKDSLKQFDRAWLTEDNHEFTIDIDFQRRFSRFTHFCHLPAFAGTPILPRVKQDLYANYTEAPEPVVVPPANAQDYPLVAETVAHWRIDTNAIGKAVAAGTALSDLTTANPMQRASLAGAAQVADVVFTADKHRLSSAPGSVQFLNTTKQGAGRFSWFTTAANAPINAATFAAGYTVEAFIKIDPNWKAADHAWCNILTRFGNRGWLPGYAGGDPESPPILFAISNLREVQWEIVPASSTAQPQTDWSGEIMLDTWYHLAIVNDPSDNSTVLYIEGAPVVRSVIGGNGIASTAASQPWALGCGWWDRSPSDGFIGSVGEVRVVSKPLSPDKWLTARRASA
- the rpsI gene encoding 30S ribosomal protein S9, translating into MAESIQSLDQLSQLKGAVTAPDAPKYEKKVDKFGRAYATGKRKDAVARVWIKPGSGKVTVNTRDIEVYFARPVLRMMIQQPIVAAARNGQYDVICTVAGGGLSGQAGAVRHGISKALTNFEPELRGVLKKGGFLTRDSRVVERKKYGKAKARRSFQFSKR
- the rplM gene encoding 50S ribosomal protein L13, yielding MKTFSAKPAEVQKKWVVIDAKGLVVGRLASLVAMRLRGKHLPIFTPHVDCGDNVIIVNAAHAVLTGRKREQKVYHKHTGYVGHVKSHTARQILEGRFPERVLEKAVERMIPRGPLGRVQMGNLRVYGGPDHPHEAQSPEKLDIAKLNRKNTRAA
- a CDS encoding PaaI family thioesterase, with product MTAKMTIAELEAFLHAEFPQAFRTDGDISIESADGKSCRMRQRFDERMLRPGGTVSGPTLMALADFAMYVVLLSAIGPVGLAVTTNLNINFLRKGAAGADVLAEARLLKLGKRLAVGEVTLLSGESPDPIAHVTATYSIPNT
- a CDS encoding enoyl-CoA hydratase, whose product is MPASALANAADAPILLREMAGPVAVLTLNRPAQRNSLSEALIAELHQALAEIGADASVRAVVIAASGPAFCAGHDLKELTARRSDADRGRAFFAKLMNACSAMMQAIVHLPKPVVASVQGVATAAGCQLVASCDLAVASEAAAFATPGVDIGLFCSTPMVALSRNVPRKQAMEMLLTGEPVPAARARDMGLVNQVVAHGTEHDAAIALAQRVARKSAHTIKLGKEAFYRQAEMSLADAYRYAAEVMTENMMARDAEEGIKAFIEKRAPNWRDE
- a CDS encoding CoA-binding protein; amino-acid sequence: MNHDSYPDDYIRGILNGVKVIAMVGASPSEVRPSFFAFKYLVQRGYDMIPVNPGHVGKSLMGRPFVASLADICRPIDMVDIFRSSQHIMPVVDEALGLSPLPKVIWMQLGARDDAAAEKAEAAGLKVVMNRCPKIEYGRLSSEISWMGVNSRTISAKRAPIPTQGMRLSLNRTTVGGGATAAADRAAKDRSDPS
- a CDS encoding O-acetylhomoserine aminocarboxypropyltransferase — translated: MTDRAPGFATLAIHAGAQPDPTTGARATPIYQTTSFVFNDADHAASLFGLQAFGNIYTRIGNPTNAVLEERVAALEGGTAALAVASGHAAQVVALQQLLSPGDEFIAARKLYGGSINQFTHAFKSFGWNVVWADTDDVSTFEAAVTPRTKAIFIESLANPSGSVTDIEAIAQVARKAGVPLIVDNTLATPYLIRPIDHGADIVLHSLTKFLGGHGNSIGGIIVDAGTFDWAGSGDKYPMLTAPRPEYHGIKLQETFGNFAFAIACRVLGLRDLGPALSPFNAFLILTGIETLPLRVQKHSDNAKAVADYLSRHPAVAAVSYAGLPEDKYYTLARKYCPKGAGAVFTFSLKGGYDAGVKLVSNLKLFSHLANVGDTRSLVIHPASTTHSQLDDAAKIKAGAGPDIVRISVGIEDKEDLIADLEQALGA
- a CDS encoding type II toxin-antitoxin system RelE/ParE family toxin, with product MIVSFRDDWLRHFFVDDVRSKKIPADLEDRLFRRLQMIDDATMDRDLRSPPSNHFEKLRGHLDGFHSIRVNKRWRLVFRWHSGRGEASELYLDDHSYE
- a CDS encoding HigA family addiction module antitoxin yields the protein MLMTKRKPVTVAEILVEEFMAPMGLTQTALAAAMGVQRKHVNELCNGRRNVTAATALILARVFGNGPEFWLNVQRRSDLWEAMHSPRERKRIERAKPLNSAA